From the Paraflavitalea soli genome, the window GGTCAGAAATACCTGCTTAACGATGGGGAAGTGGCAGCGCTGGCCCAGTCACCTATCAGTTGCGGTATTGTGGACGATGTTATCTGGAAAATACTTTATTACAGCCCTTTCATCCACAATTTTCCCAGCCACCTCAGTTTGCACGTAGGTGGCATGCTCATCAGCGAAAAGCCCATCCATGCCTATACTGCTACCTTTTTTCCTCCCAAGGGCATTGCTACCACGCAAATTGACATGCACATTGCTGAAGACATAGGCCTCGATAAACTGGATGTGCTCAGCCAACGTGGACTCGGCCATATCAAAGAAACTGTGCGACTGGTGCAGGAAAACCAGGGTATCCGCATACACATCGATGAAGTGGAGAAGTTTAAGAAAGATCCCCGGGTTAAAGCACAGCTACAGCAGGTCAATACCGTTGGCTGCTTTTATATAGAAAGTCCGGCCATGCGTCAACTGCTTAGCAAACTCAGGTGTGATAATTATCCCGTACTAGTAGTAGCCAGTTCTATCATAAGGCCCGGTGTAGCCAGCAGCGGCATGATGCAGCAATACATTTCCCGCTATCTCGAACCCCATACCACCGAATACCTGCACCCTGTGATGGAGGAAATACTCAGTGAAACATTCGGTGTTATGGTATTCCAGGAAGATGTAATGAAAGTAGGTCATTACTTTGGGGGGCTCAACATGGCAGCAGCCGATTCCCTGCGCCGTGCTATGAGTGGCAAATCACGGGGTACCGATCACTTTGCCGCCCTCAAAGATGAATTCTACGGCAACTGTACAGCTAAAGGATACACGGAAGAGCTGATTACCGAAGTATGGCGGCAAATGGAATCATTCGCCGGCTATTCCTTTTGCAAAGCCCACTCTGCCAGCTATGCTGTTGAGAGTTTCCAGGACCTCTATCTCAAGACCTATTATCCCATCGAATTTATGGTGGGTGTCATCAACAACTTTGGCGGATACTACAGCACCGAAATATACTTTATCGAACTGCGTAAGGCTGGTGGTATACCACATTTGCCCTGTGTCAACGCCAGCAGTTACAATACCACCATCAAAGGCAAAGATGTTTATACAGGTTTTGTATTTCTCACCAGTCTCGAAAAATATACTGCACAAATCATCATCAAAGAAAGGGAGCGCAATGGACCCTACCTCCACCTCCAGGATTTTGTGGAGCGAACAGCCATCGACCCCGAACAAATGAACATTCTCATCTCGATAGGTGCTTTCCGCTTTACCGGTAAGTCAAAAAAGCAACTGTTGTGGGAAGCCAACTTCCTGCAAAAACGCCAGCAAGCACCCGTTGCCAGTCATGCTATGTTCAAAGAAAAGCCCATGGCTTTTAAGCTGCCCAACCTGGCCGATCATCCCGTCGATGATATGTATGACGAAATGGAGATCATGGGATTTCCTTTCAGGAACCCTTTTGAGCTCATGAAAGAACAAACCGTACAGCGTCAGTTTTCCAAAGAGTTGCCGCAGCACCTGGGCAGGCAGGTAAGTATGGTGCTTTATTTTGTAGATTATAAAGTACTCTCCACCGTCAACGGTTCCATCATGGCCTTCGGCTCCTTCCTTGATGAACAAATGGATTGGGTGGATACCGTTCACTTTCCCGTTTCTTTCCAGCGATATCCATTAAAAGGGAAAGGCTTTTACCGCATCAGTGGAAAAGTGGTGGAAGACTTCGGTTTTCACAGCGTAGAGGTTTCCTCTATGGAAAAGATAGGATACAAAGAACGAACCTATGCAAATCTCTGATCAATGATCCTTACTCCACAACGACATATTGCCCATTTTGACCTCGATACATTTTTTGTATCTGTGGAATGCCTGCAGGACAGCCGCCTCAAAGGTAAGCCCGTTATTATTGGCGGCAGCAGCGACAGGGGAGTAGTGGCCTCCTGTAGTTATGAAGCGCGTAGTTTTGGTATCCATGCTGCCATGCCTATGAAACTGGCCCGGCGTCTTTGTCCGCAGGCTGTCATTCGTCAGGGCGATATGGAGTTATACAGCAAATATTCGCGCCTTGTTACAGACGTGATCGCCGATACCGTGCCCTTGTTTGAAAAAGCATCCATTGATGAATTTTATGTTGACCTGACCGGCATGGATAAATACTTTGGTAGCCAGCTTTACACTGCCAACCTTAAAAAGAAAGTCATTAAAGAGAGCGGCCTGCCAATCTCCTATGCCTTGGCAGGCAATAAACTTGTCAGTAAAGTAGCCACCAACGAAGGAAAGCCTAATGCTGAAATGTGTGTGGCCTGGGGGCAGGAGAAAAGTTTCCTGGCGCCGCTGAGTGTCGCCAAAATGCCCGGCGTAGGTAAGGAGACTGCTTTCCTGCTCCTGAAAATGGGCGTAGAAACCATCAAAGTGCTCAGTGAGATACCGGTAGAAATGCTGTCCAACCTGCTGGGCAAAAATGGGGTATCGCTCTGGCACCATGCCCAGGGAATGGATGAAACACCCGTAGTACCTTACCATGAACAAAAGTCTATCTCCACCGAAACCACTTTTCAGCAGGATACCATTGATCTTGAGCTGCTCCATGCCCAGTTGGTTCGTATGACCGAGAAAATTGCTTTTCAGCTGCGCGAAGAAAGTAAGCTCACCGGTTGCGTCACCGTAAAGCTGCGCTATTCCAACTTCGATACCGTTACAAAGCAAAAGACCATAGCTTTTACAGCGGCCGATCACAAGCTCATTAAAGTGGTGAGGGAATTGTTTGATGCGTTGTATGAACGCCGCATGATGGTAAGATTACTCGGCGTTCGGTTTACCCACCTGGTACCGGGCAATGATCAGATCAATATGTTTGAAGATACCGAGCACCTGGTACAATTATATCAGGCAATAGACAGTATCAAACACCAATACGGAGAGCGTTTCGTAGGCCGTGCCCGTGGTTTGAGGCCTAACTCCTGACTCCTACACTGCTTCTTCCAATGCCGGCAGATCCTCATAGACAAACGGCTCCGCTGGCTCCAGCGCTTCCCGGAAGTCTTTGGCAATAGAATATGCTTCCATTTCGGCAGCCGGATATTGATACCGTGCTAATTCCGTGATCCTTTCTTCCGAAAGATCGCCCAACAGCCATTCAAAGGCAAGATTCTCCGGCAATATCGTGGGCATTCTTTTCTTACTGTTGTGTACCTGCTCCATCAGTCCATTGGCGGCTGTCGTAATAATGGCAAAGCTTTCCACATATTCTCCCGTACTTTGATCCGTCCATGGCTGCCATATCCCGGCCATGAAGAAATAAGGTTTCCCCTTTACGCCAATATGATAAGGGTACTTCACCGCCGTTTTCACCGGCTTGCCTGTTTTCTTGCTCACCGGAAACAGGTGTCGCCATTCATAAAACCCTGTTGATAACACCAGGCACCGGCGTGTAAGAGCTGCCTGTCGATAGATCTTTCTGGGCAGCAACAATTCTTCCGACACAGCATTCAGTGTAGTAATAGGCGGGTGAAACTGGCCGCTTTCATCCTTATAGCCAAAACGCATTTTGCTCACCGAATCGCGGGTTTTCTGATAGGCAGGGATAAAGCCCCATTCCATTTGTACCAGGTCAAAATCATTGCCCTCCTCAGTCTTTTTCAAAACCGGGTGATTGGAATAGTTAAATCCTACATGCAGCGGATTACTAAGAAAGTCATAATTGACAATGAGCTTTTCCAATTGCTTCAACCTGATATATTCGATGCGGGTTACCCGCACGCCATTGTAATAGCACATATTAATTCTTTTTTTGGAAGTGAGCTTCTATCAGTTTTCCAATTACCTGCGCCAACTCCTGTTTTCCTTCGGGCACGGAAGTCCAGAATACCTGCCCTTCGGCGCTAGTAGCCGTGGTGATCACCAACGGCTTGCCATCCTGCATCGGGATCAGGAACATCGGCCTGCCTGAAAGATCTAGTTCCCGCACAGGCAATAGGGCGCCATTGAAGATAATCTCAAATACATCACCAGAAACTTCCATACCATACTTTTTTAATGACGAAAAGCGTATATAAAGATACGGAATACTAAATAAATTAGTAGTAAATGGGCTGGCATTTTACACGCCTGACTGGTAATTGGTTAAACCTTCACCTTTTTAACAGGTCATAGAAAATAATAATACGGGTTGTTTTCCGTTTTTGATCTCGTCATCAAGTG encodes:
- the dinB gene encoding DNA polymerase IV — encoded protein: MILTPQRHIAHFDLDTFFVSVECLQDSRLKGKPVIIGGSSDRGVVASCSYEARSFGIHAAMPMKLARRLCPQAVIRQGDMELYSKYSRLVTDVIADTVPLFEKASIDEFYVDLTGMDKYFGSQLYTANLKKKVIKESGLPISYALAGNKLVSKVATNEGKPNAEMCVAWGQEKSFLAPLSVAKMPGVGKETAFLLLKMGVETIKVLSEIPVEMLSNLLGKNGVSLWHHAQGMDETPVVPYHEQKSISTETTFQQDTIDLELLHAQLVRMTEKIAFQLREESKLTGCVTVKLRYSNFDTVTKQKTIAFTAADHKLIKVVRELFDALYERRMMVRLLGVRFTHLVPGNDQINMFEDTEHLVQLYQAIDSIKHQYGERFVGRARGLRPNS
- a CDS encoding SOS response-associated peptidase — encoded protein: MCYYNGVRVTRIEYIRLKQLEKLIVNYDFLSNPLHVGFNYSNHPVLKKTEEGNDFDLVQMEWGFIPAYQKTRDSVSKMRFGYKDESGQFHPPITTLNAVSEELLLPRKIYRQAALTRRCLVLSTGFYEWRHLFPVSKKTGKPVKTAVKYPYHIGVKGKPYFFMAGIWQPWTDQSTGEYVESFAIITTAANGLMEQVHNSKKRMPTILPENLAFEWLLGDLSEERITELARYQYPAAEMEAYSIAKDFREALEPAEPFVYEDLPALEEAV
- a CDS encoding DNA polymerase III subunit alpha, translating into MYLNCKTYYSFKYGTFSTEGLVQEAAEQGVAALALTNINGTPDAWPFVKHCNKAGIKPILGAEIRNGNTLLYILIAANNSGFEWINAFISGFLKSHKPFPEPTAITTFFEQIADGYIVYPLGAKPLDTLLRNEFIGVQSTEVNKLYNTPAQYRDKFIIRQPVTFQTPDHYDVHRLLRAMDHNVIESKLPPDAVCAPHEYFVSQKYLLQAFQAYPQIITNTLRLIDSCSIELDFDTHKNKQYFTISKEDDSVLLRKLAIDGLQQRYGHNTAATERLYKELKVINDLGFTAYFLITWDIIRYAKSRGFYHVGRGSGANSIVAYCLKITDVDPLELNLYFERFLNPERTSPPDFDIDFSWLERDEIMDYIVKRYGEKQVALMGAYVTFKQRAVVRELAKVFGLPEQEIDGLSKLPFVTPLAFEAWKKLSARPSSIDDYRKGIAWYQTSSRPINYQAIITRLGQKYLLNDGEVAALAQSPISCGIVDDVIWKILYYSPFIHNFPSHLSLHVGGMLISEKPIHAYTATFFPPKGIATTQIDMHIAEDIGLDKLDVLSQRGLGHIKETVRLVQENQGIRIHIDEVEKFKKDPRVKAQLQQVNTVGCFYIESPAMRQLLSKLRCDNYPVLVVASSIIRPGVASSGMMQQYISRYLEPHTTEYLHPVMEEILSETFGVMVFQEDVMKVGHYFGGLNMAAADSLRRAMSGKSRGTDHFAALKDEFYGNCTAKGYTEELITEVWRQMESFAGYSFCKAHSASYAVESFQDLYLKTYYPIEFMVGVINNFGGYYSTEIYFIELRKAGGIPHLPCVNASSYNTTIKGKDVYTGFVFLTSLEKYTAQIIIKERERNGPYLHLQDFVERTAIDPEQMNILISIGAFRFTGKSKKQLLWEANFLQKRQQAPVASHAMFKEKPMAFKLPNLADHPVDDMYDEMEIMGFPFRNPFELMKEQTVQRQFSKELPQHLGRQVSMVLYFVDYKVLSTVNGSIMAFGSFLDEQMDWVDTVHFPVSFQRYPLKGKGFYRISGKVVEDFGFHSVEVSSMEKIGYKERTYANL